From a single Phalacrocorax carbo chromosome 10, bPhaCar2.1, whole genome shotgun sequence genomic region:
- the C1QTNF8 gene encoding complement C1q tumor necrosis factor-related protein 8 — protein sequence MSAVFLLLLVSTANIGAVLEKGLPRREPRRLSCVRCCGPSEQPVSIISSRYTRMSSDPAYSVPKVQPTIDITILKGEKGEMGEKGYPGAVGKEGERGPRGFNGRKGQKGQPGPQGHSCKQLYAAFSVGRKKPLHSSDYFQHVTFDTEFVNLYKHFNMFSGKFFCYVAGVYYFSLNVHTWNFKETYLHLMKNEKEVAILYTQPSDRSIMQSQSLMLDLQEGEEVWVRMFKRERENAIYSEESDVYIIFNGHLIKPAIE from the exons ATGAGTGCTGTGTTTCTCCTGCTCTTGGTATCCACTGCGAACATCGGTGCCGTGCTGGAAAAGGGTCTGCCGAGACGGGAACCGCGGCGCCTCTCGTGCGTGCGATGCTGCGGGCCTTCAGAGCAGCCCGTCTCCATCATCTCCTCACGATACACAAGGATGAGCAGCGACCCTGCCTATTCGGTCCCCAAAGTCCAACCCACTATAGATATCACCATCCTCAAAG GTGAGAAGGGTGAAATGGGAGAGAAAGGGTACCCTGGAGCAgttgggaaggaaggagaaagagggcCCCGTGGCTTTAATGGACGGAAGGGACAGAAAGGCCAGCCCGGCCCACAAGGCCATTCCTGTAAGCAGCTCTATGCTGCTTTCTCAGTGGGTCGGAAAAAACCCCTTCATAGCTCAGATTACTTCCAGCACGTCACTTTTGACACCGAGTTCGTGAACCTCTACAAACACTTCAACATGTTCTCGGGGAAGTTCTTCTGCTATGTGGCAGGAGTCTATTACTTCAGCCTCAACGTCCACACCTGGAACTTCAAGGAGACCTACCTGCACTTGATGAAGAACGAGAAAGAGGTGGCCATCCTCTACACCCAGCCCAGCGACCGGAGCATCATGCAGAGCCAGAGCCTGATGCTGGAcctgcaggaaggagaggaggtCTGGGTGAGGATGTTCAAGCGGGAGCGAGAAAATGCCATCTATAGTGAGGAGTCTGATGTTTACATCATCTTCAATGGCCATTTAATCAAGCCAGCCATAGAGTAG